CGAGCCGACGCAGATGCGCAAGAGCGATGCGCAAGAAaaagcgcagcgcaagcgcgacgtGAAATTCCACGCCGATGCGTCGGTCGATGTGAACGGCCCTGTGAAGGCCAACAagctcgagggcgacgcCGATATCCCGTACCGCGACCGCCAGCGCAGCCGCGATGCAGTGGCGGCTGCCAAGAGCAGCAAGGCGGCgaaggccaaggcgctgaGCCAGGACACGTCACTGAACGATACCGAGTGGGGCGAGGGCGACTGGCGCGACCGCCAGGCAGTAATGGGCGGCGAACGCAGCGCTGCcaaggaggccgaggacgacgatgcggcgtACTACGACCTAATTTCGTCGAACAAGCGCGCAAAGAAGTCGAACAAGAAGCAAGAGtacgacgagcagcgcctcgcgagccgcgtgtacgacgacgaggagcttgcCCCTGGCGAGCACCGCTTGATCGACCGCACCATCGAGAAGAACAAGGGTCTCACGCCGCACCGCCCCAAGAGCGTGCGCAACCCCCGTGTGAAGCGCCGCATGAAGTTCGACAAGGCCAACAAGCGCctgtcgagcacgcgcgcggtGTACAAGGGCGGCCAGAACGCGCTGCAGGGCGGATACCAGGGCGAAAAGAGCGGTATCTCGACGCACCTGGTCAAGAgccgcaagctcggcaGCTAGAACAGATAGGGTACTATATACTATACTtgcgagctcgacacgccgcgcagaaTCGGCGGCAGGGCCGTCGAGCCCTTGTTTGCATCAAAGACACACAGGCGAccgtcgacgccgctcgtgctcaCCGACTGGACCTGgtcgggcgtgccgctgtagatgcgcacgctcgtgaTGGTGTTTTGGTGCGTCgtgtgcagctcgccgtcgtcggcgatgctcgcgccggccaccgcaccgagcgctTGCGGTGAAATCACGTCGCCactcggcggcgggggcgccgctgtgccgcgcgagtcggccgcgcggAAGCGCGCAAAGGCCTCGTTGTtcaggcggccgacgctgctcgtgccgcccgacgagaggccggcggccttgggcggcggcggcggcggcttgggcttgctcgccgccgcgccgagcgtaTCGAGCGAGCGCTTAAGCGACCAGCCGTTCTGCCAGTCGCCCTCAAAAACGATCGGCTGGCAGTCCTGCCCCGCGGCCACGAGCGCATTCTCGTTGAGGAAGAGCAGTGTGACGTATGGCaggctcggcaggcgcacgacgtgcaccgCATGCGGGGGGTGCTCCGGTGCAGAGGGGTACGCGATCGTGAGCGACGCATCGTGGCCGACAAacgcgagcacgtcgccgctgGGGCTGAATGCGACGCCGTGCACCCATCCGCTCGACGGCGTAGCAAACTCGCCACAGACCGTACCAAAcggcaggcgctcgccccacacgctcggcggcggcttggCGTCTACGCCCTTGATGTACGCACTAAAGACGCGCGCATGGAAGTCGGCACAgcccgcggcgagcaggacATTGTTCGGGTGCcagtcgagcgacgagacggtcgagcgcagcggccgctTGATGTGCTTGGCCACCCACCAGTCGTTGTCCTCCTCGAACGAGCACACGGAGatcgtgcgtgcgctcgaggccacCGCAAACTTGTCCTCGTTCGGGCTCCAGCGCACAAacgtggcgctgcgcgtgaggcgcaggaggacGAGCGTGGGCTTCCacacgccgccgtcgcccagcgACCATACATACGCATTGCGGTCCTGCGAGCAGCTCACGATCCGGTTCGTCTTTGGCGCCCAGTCGAGGCCCGTCACCAGTTTATCGTGTTCGGCGAGGgtgtgctcgagcacccaTCCCGACGGGGTCTGGGCGTAGATGTAAATTTCATTCGTGTTCGGCGACACAGCCACCTTGCTGCGGTCCGCATTGAATGCGTGTGCCGTCAGAGGGCTGTACGAAAGCTGGTGCACTTGCAGAGACATGGGGAGGACGAGCAGTCAACTCCGTGAAGTGGAGAAGCAACCCGGCGGGAGCGATCTGGCCACGTGGCCTTTTTAGGCTAGCCACGCGTGTCGCCACGTAACGAGAACCAAGACCTTCAAGATGAACGCCGCAGTGACGAATATGGCCGTGATGTTCGGCGTGATGCAGTTTGCTAAGCGCATCCCGTTCGATGACCAGCCGGAGTACATTACGTACGCCCGCATTGGCTACTTGCTCGCTCAGCTGGGCTGCCTTGCGGTCTTTTACTTCTGCAGCATCCAAATCAAGAAGAAGAACGATCTGACGGTGCTCAAATACGTGAATGCCAAGACGCCGATGGTACGTGGATATCCTGACATCAGTCGCAGGAGCCGGGTGAGCTCGTCACGACGACGCACCGCGACTACGATCTTGCGGAGATCAGCAAGAGTGTGCGTGGCATTCTGATGGGTATgggcgtcgtcgcgctcatGCACTTGTACTTTGGCTACACGAACCCGTACGTGTGTGTACTAACCCAGTCTCGTGATCCAGAGCATCATCCCCCTGAAGaacgcgctcgagtcgaACATGGCCAAGATCTGGATCTGGGGCGtgccggccgtcggcgagctcaaGCGTCCTTTCaagccggcgccgagcatcTTTGGCGCGGCTGCGGGCGACAACGGTCCTCAGACCGACAAGGCCGCCGTCAAGGAGGCCGAAAACCCCGTCGGAAAGATCCAGACGAAGGCCGAGTAAGTCTCGGCGGTCAACAGGCACTACGTGACTGCCAGTTGTCTGCTCAACGCGGGATTGCGCAGGGTGTACAGTGACCAACTTGCGTTAGAACCCGTAGCTTGCATCAGTGCTCTTGCTCGAGCAAGCCATGCCAGCTTAATAGCGCACTACGGACTAGGTATAGCTACTGAGTGGAGTCGAAGGGGTGGGGGGTGAGGGGGGAGCCGGAGCGACGCTCTGCACCGCCGAGGGTAGGTGCACTATGCGCTCTAGGGGCTGTACCGGCCATGGAAAGCTCTTGCCGATCACACGCTCTTCATTTTGTGCCTTTGCTTTGCACGCCGCTCCGTCCAAGTGGAGGTGACCTCCGGCATGCCAGTGTGCGTGCACTGTGCACGGCCTAcgccggcgctgcttgcgaCGTTTGGGTCGGGTCATGTAGTCCTCACACGGTGTGGATACGATGCCAAAGGAAGTGAGGggtgcgcgcgcctcgccgatccGTACTTTGAGCACGGCTCGACCATCCTGTTTATTGACTTGGTACGTGCCACGTCTCATCCAGATCCTGTCCAAACCGCGCGTATACCGCCATATCCTGTACAaccgcggccgcagcggACTTGATTCCCATGCTCAGAGTGGCGCACTTCCCAAGTTCTGGGCACATGTGCGCCACTTTCTTGCATTCGTCCTGGTCGAGAGTTGTACGTGCTTGTGCTGACACAGACTTGCGCTGGTTCAGTATATGTAGGTGCCTAttctgacgcaggcgtGCATCCCTACGCGGTAGCACGCGACCACGTCCCTATTTTGTTTCCGAGGGACTACCGGCGCCCGTGGGCGTGGCTCGCGGCCCTGGCGCCGTACCTGGCGCCGTCACTGCACAGTACGATGCGCGTCTTTTTTGCGACGCTCATCGAGATGGTGCTGCTGCATACGGCCGTCGTCGGGCTGAGCTACGTTCTCTGCCGTCTATGGGCACAGCGGTCCACACGCCATGCACAGCTCTACCGATGGTACATGCCAtcggtcgcgctgctcttttCAAACATCagcacgctcctcctcctctcGTTTGTCCTTGTATGGGACTCGCGCCTCCCTGCCGACGGGCGAGCCCAGCAGGCGGCCCGAATGGACCTGAGCCAGTGGATCGGCGTtgcgcacgatgcgcagcagcatCCATGGCTGGCCCCCCtcgcagccgccgcgcgtgaATGGAACACTGAGTGGCTGGTGCGCAACCTGATCGGCGGCATGAGTGCCggtgtcgcgctcggcggtaCGTCTCTCTTCTCACGCAGTGGTCCTTCCGGTGCATCCCCTTGCCGGGGCGCTTGTCATGCTACTGGGCCTGCTGACCcaggcggcgacgcggcaccACATTGTGCACCTCCCCGGCTCGCACAGTGCGACGTTTCTCATGCAGCACGGCCCCGTGGAAAGCCAGCGTGCGATTGCAGCCTACTGCCAAGCCTAGCTACTTAGGCGACGTACGAGTAGGTATCCTTTTCcccctcgacgcgctggagGAATTCGCGCTCGATCAGAGCATCGATAGCCTGTATAAGTAGCGTCACGTACCTTTTTGATGTCGGACACCTTGGGCTGGAAGCGCGCCTGGACCTGCGTGATGACCTCGGGGAGGAGCAGGTTGTGCTTGAGCGTCTTGCGCGCTTTCATGATACTGCGTCAGCCATGGCACGTACCGCACAATCGTCGCCTGCAGGAGCATCTTGCGGTCCTCCTCGACGGTTTTCATTACCTCGGTCGACTCGGCCTTTTGCTCCGCGCGCACTGGGATCTGGAGATTGACGCGCACCTTTTTCGATTTAAAGTCTGGGTTAGCAGTGAGACGTACCCATGTTGAGCGAGTAGGACGTatcgagctcgtgcagcacTTTGCTCTTGACGAgcggcaggagcgccgtcttgagcgtcgtcgcgtcgaggcgcgtcgccgccgcgatcTCGTCAAAGGTTAGGACGCTGTGCGTGTTAAAGAGGAGCAGCACCGCGCATTGGTATGTAGACGTCTGGAAGATGTGTTTGCGCGGCAGGTATGTGGTGTGGACGTCATTGGACGAGAGGTGCCAGAGCCAAGTCAGCACACGCCGCGAGTGCTGCGTGCCGTAAAACTGCTTGAACTGTTCGTGGATCCCTTGGAGCTCCGACGGGACGCTAAAGTCGGATGCCGGTGCCTGCAAGGGCCAGATACCGTTGGCAAGCACCAACGCGTAAAAGTcgatctcgccgagcgccgagcccgGGCGCTGTgactcggcctcgcggaAGCGCTCGTTGAGCTCGCGGCAGAGGCCGACTTCTGTAAACATGCGCTGGAGCTTGTTGGTGTATTCAAAGCCGCACACCTCTTTGAGCTTGGCAATCATGCTCTCCTCTGCGtctgccgacgccgacgcaaACGtcacgaggcggcgcgcgaggaacTTGGAGTAGAACTTTTGGAAAAAGTCGCGGTCCTCGATGAACTTGAACACGACCATggcctggtcgagcgcgtcctccATCGAGGTCTCCTCCATACCCTTGTTGCTCTTCTTCAAGAGGCTGTCGACGTACTTGGCCAGCAGCTCCGGGCTCTTGCTCGCCGAAGTGCCCGTCGCCTGGTTCTGGTTCATAAAGACACGGCTcgccttgtcgagcgccgcaatcATGCCGGCCTCGGACTGGAACGAGGCCTCGATCGTCTGCATATTCTGGTCGTAtacgcgcagcagcgcctggatATAGCGCGCGGGATCcaccgcgtccggcgcctcttcaaccgcgctcgcgaccgacgcaaggcccgcggcgcgtgcgtgcgcctcaaactgctggcgcagcggctcgacgccgtcggGAATCTGGATCAGCAGGGCATAGATGCGGCTCAGGTCGCCCGTCATCTCattgtcgagcagcgccttgaAGTGGTCCCAAAGCAGCTGCTGGTGCGTCGCCACGAGCTGTTCGCGGCACACGTCGCTGAgcggtcgacgcgtcgaggcgtGCAGGTACAGCTCGACAcggtcctcctcctccaagaggcgcgtctcggcctTTTTCATATAGTCCGTCACCGAGTTGTTCGCGACAAACGCGGCACTCTCTGCACGGTAGTACTCGACGGTCGCCTCGAGGAACGACTGCTGGAACTCGGTGCGGTACACGTCGAGGTtcacgcgcgtcgcgtccgtGTCGTCAATGCCGAGCGAGACGTAGCTGTCGAGCACACTCTTGAGCAGGCTTGACTGAAtcacgccgccgtcgcgctgcacacgaatctgctcgaggacggcACGCGTGAGCTTGGTCGTGGCCTGGATCGGCTGGAAGACGTAGCGCTTCCACTGAATCAACGCAAGCTGCGTCAGACAAACGACGTACCGTGTAGATGGTGTGCACATCCGTGCGGCCCTCTTCGCGCTCGTGCTTCACCCAGTGGCGGTTGAGGTAgacgagcaggcggtgcaCAAAGTTGGCGCCGTTCGTGAACCGCTCCCACTCGGTGGCATAGTAGCGCAAGAGCCCCTCGCcgtccaggcgctcgctctcggcgaCAATCGACTGGAGGTGGCGCTGGAAGTActgcgccacgcgcgagtacagctcgccgccgacgaggtgcgcaccCGCCGCGATGCCACTCGCACCTTGCATTCCACTGCTGATGCAGTAGTTGTAGGCGACCGTGTACAGCTGCATGTATCGCTCATACGACATGCCTTCCGTGAGGCGAGCCATCTGGGTAAGCCGTCTTGCGTACCATCACATCGATACCACTCTCGAGAAATGCCCATGTTGCATGGATACTGCGTCAGCACAACAACCTACTCGTTCGACGCCGGCAGCGCCACCGGCTTCTTGTCACCCCCAGCCGTCGCCATCGTGGgtgccgcgacgcgcctccGCACGACCCGATGACTAAACAACCCGACGTTGTGCGACTTGGAACGATGGACCGGAGCgctggcggccgcggcggcgcgtttGGGTACGTAGCGCGGCTTACGCAGGATGTTTGGCGCAGCGATAGACCCGTCTGTTGTTCCCGAGTGGATGAATGGCGGTGGAACGAGCCAGGATGCGTTTGCAGAGGTGCCGACGAACGGGCGCATGCTCGATCTCGTGTTCCTGATCGACGCTACTGGATCGATGGGGTCCTAGTACGTGCTTGAGCTAACGCAGTATCAACGTATGTACCGCCGCTTATGCAGTCCGCGACACGCAACATTGAATCGATCTGCGACAATGTAGGTGGCGCCGCTGACCCAGATCGTCCAGTCGGAGCTGCTCTCTGGGCCGGGCGCATTGCGCCTTGGGCTGATTGCCTACCGCGACCATCCGCCGCAGGACCATGTCTACATTACGCGGAACTGTAGGTGACGCCGCTGACCCAGTCGGATtcacgagcgacgtgcaACTCATGAAGGAGAACCTCAACTCGCTCTttgcggccggcggcggcgacgggcCCGAagcgtcgacggccgcgctcaAGGCGGCATGCGACTTGGTACGCTGCCCTTCTTACGCAGGACTGGCGCGCGGATGCGGCCAAGATGGCGATCCTCGTCACGGATgcaccgccgcacggcATCGGCGAGTACGGCGACGGGTTTCCGAACGGCTCGCCGGACGGCCACGACccgctcgtgctcgcgcgctcCATGTCGTCGCGGGGCATTCCTTTGTTTGTCGTGGCGTGCGAGCCCGCGCTCTCTGGATACCAGCACGCGGTTGACTTTTaccgcggcctcgtcgagatCACGGGCGGGTtgctcgtgccgctcaccaccgcgtcgctcttGAGCCACGTCGTGATTGCCGCGGCAGGCGAGGTGATGGACATGGAGCGGCTGCACAAGGAAGTCGgcgacgccgtgctcgaccgcaTGCGCTCACTGTCCCTGTCGATGGGCGACGAGGGGCAGTCGACGCAGCTCATGGACCAGGTCGCACAAGAGCTGCACGAAAAGCTCCTGCTCCGCAACGAAAGCACCAAGCAGCTGATCGTCGAGAACATCTACCGCGAGAGCGAAGAGTCGGAGCACAACATCCGTATCTGGAGCCAGGCGCCGGACCTCTTTaccgcgcggccgcacaTCCGAAAGGTGATCGGCTCGCGCCTCAGCCAAAAGTTCCTCGagtcgcgccgcccgaactacagcggcgtgctccgCGTGGATGCTGCGCCGAagcccaaggcgccggAAGTGCGCCAGATCATCTCCGACTTTCGCCCGTtcgaggcgcagccggGCATGCGCTTCCAGGGCACGTCCGACGCCAACTATACccagctcgccggcggTTACCGCCACGCGGAGGTCCAGGAcatggacgacgacgacgacgcatTTGTCGCCTCGGACCAACCGATCGACAACACGCCGGTCGACACCGAGGTGCGTGTGacgggcgacgacggccaGCTCCTGGCCTACCGCCAGGACCAGATCTCCCTGGCccaagcgcggcgcctcgccatGCAAAGCGTCTCGCGCGCTCATAGTGATTAGTCAGCGATCGACCTTGGTCATGGACGGTCGTGGTGCGGAGGACGCGGCACCGACGCTCGACCCATGGAGTTACCTGCAATGGGTGCGCTCGCTGCAACGCAAGATGCTTGCGGGCGGGGATCTGCCGAAGCTCGCGGCTGATCTCGTGCATGCATATGCCGAAACGACCGAGCACATTGCGATGCGCCCAGTGGATTGGCATCTGTACCTGAGCctcgcgacgaggcgtgcgATGCAGGAAGAGGGGGGGACCGCCGATGCACTGCGCGAGGTGATCGAGTTGCATGAACAGAGCACGCACGACTCGCTGGACATGAGCTTGTATGTGCGCTATGCAAGCCTGCTTCTCTTGCTGTACACTGCGCAGACAAACACGGCCCTggccctcgacgagctcgcgcacgacgtgAGTGGCACAGAGGGGGGACGCCTCGACGTCTCTGCTCTTGTTCAGGAGTGGACTGGCGTAGAGGACACGCCGCCACTGCGCCCGAATGGCATGTATGCCGACGGCGCTACGCTGCGTCCGCTGCTGCCGGCCgcggacgccgacgacgcgcaaGAGACACTCGACGACCTCTTGAGTGAAGACGCAGTGCGCACTGCGCTGCGTACGGCGtacgcacgctgcgcgtggCACCCGACCGAGTCGGCTGCCGTGTGGGAGCCATACTTGCACTGGGAGCTttcgctgctcgaggccgacaaGAGCGCCGAacgtctcgagctgctcaaacAGATCTATGTTGCACGCCTGCAGGTGCCCCATCCCGCTTTGGAGCGCGTCTTTCAGGAATTCTCGGGCTTTGTCTCGACTCACTATCCTCCGGAAGAGTACGAAGAGACGCTTGCGTCGGCGAACAAGGTCTATGCTGGTGCGCTCAAGCTCTGGGAAGCCCACGAGCGGCACGAGAGTGCCGTCGCACACGGCGCGATGGAGCAGTGGACTGCCTACCTCGGCTGGGAGTCGCACCGCGTCAAGacgatgcgcacggccaaGGACAAGTCGCACCTCGCGACCGAGGAAGAGTTCGGCGCAGTGCTTtaccgccgcgcgctgcaccgcttCGGCTGGTATCCCCTCGGGAAGAACGATAAAGAGGCCGCATACTATGCCaagccgccgacgccggccgaaGAAAAGGCCTGGAAGACCAAGCAGGGCCGCAAAAGCCACAAGATGCTCGAGAAGGAGCAGGCTcaggcgcgtgccgatgcgcgtgcgctatgcgccgcgcccgagtcCATGTGGCTCGATTCTATCGCGCTCGTGAATACCCaaaaggccgaggcgacggcACTACTGAGCATGTGCCACGACGCGGTACGTACGCTGCCTGCGTCGGGCAGGCTCTGGGCGCTGTACCTCCGGACGCTTGTGCGCTTCCAAAAGCCCCGGGCTCAGTTCGAAGAGGTGTAccaggacgcgctcgcgtccgGGACGATTGCTACAGtgggcggcagcgcggcgctcgtgccgtTCTTGCAAGCGCGCGTCGATGGCGAGCGTGCCTATGCAACGCTcgacgcagcggccgccgagcgcattcCCCCGGAAGAGGTCGTGCTCCACGCGGACCTCGACCGCTTCATGGCGCTGTAcgaggtgcttgcgcaTGCTCTCGGCGAGATGGCCAAGCTGCCCAAGGGCGAGTACGACGCGAGCTTTACGCTCGAACGCTACATGGTCGATTGGATCGAGCGCGGAGCGCGCTCGGTGAGTGCGACAGCGGGCCCAGAGGCGGCTGCGGGCCTCTACCCCCTGGCCGAGGACGTCTGGGAAAATGCGCTGAAGCAGCAGGCATCGAGCGTGCAGGGCCACCTTGAAGCTGCGCTGTACTTTGCGCGGCACGACAACGATGCCCGTGCACGCCAGCTGTTCCGTGCGGGTGCCGGGCGGCATACGGACGAAAACAAGATGCCGCTCATTGAAGAATGGGTGCGTTTTGAGCATGCCCGCGGCTCGATGTCCGAGATTGAGCACGCCGAGTCCAAGGCCAAGATGGAGACGGATCGCATGTGGAAGGCATGGTACCGCTCGATGCAGCAGGCTGCCGAGGACAAGGCGAGTGAGGAAAAGTCCGTTACGCAAGGCGCAGGGCCTGTCGAGGACAAAGCGAGTGAGGCGCCGGCTGTTTGGCCAAGCGAGGCTCAGCCGATGACCGAGCATGCCGTGGCCGCCCAAGCCCCGGCCGCCCAAGCCCCGGCCGCCCAGGCTCCTCCCCCAGCCCCTGTTGCCGCCCCGGCCTCTGATGACGTTCCGAtgcccgatgcgccggaATCTTtcaagcgcaaggccgacgacgtcgacgcgccagGGCCGTCCGACCAAAAGAAGGGACGTACCGAGGCccccgcaccgccgcgcgaccgcgaGTTCTCCTCGGTCTTGGTCGAAGGTCTGCCCGCCGATGTGGCCGAGAGCGAAGTGCGTGCCTTTTTCCGCGAGTGCGGCACCATCTATGAGGTCCTTGGTCCCCGAGCCGTGGATGCGCCTTCGCCGGATGGCgagccgacgtcggcagcCCTCGTCGAGTTCACCGACCGTGACATGGTCGCCTCCGCACGCACACGCGATCTGAAGCGCGTGCGTGGCTTTGAGGTGCACATCTCCCTGAGCTACCTGTGCACGTTGTACGTCACCAACTTTGCGCCCGAGACCGATGACGAGATGATCCGTACGCGTTTTGGCAAGTACGGTGCGATCTTTGACGTGCGGTGGCCGAGCCGCAAGTTTGTGCAGTCGCGCCGTTTTTGCTACGTGCAGTTTGTCCGCCCCGAATACGCCCAGGCTGCGCTTTCCGAGCACGGTGCACAGTGGCACGAAGAGTTTGCACTCCAGGTCTTTTTGTCGAACCCTTCGCACAAGAAGCAGCGCTCGGATGCGAATGCAAATGAGCGCGAGCTGTACATGACCGGCCTGCCTCGCACTGTCGCCCAGGACGAGGTTCAAGCGTTCTTTgaggcgcacgcaccggtcgagagcgtgcgcgtTCCTCTGCGCCCCGATGGCAAGAGCCGCGGCATTGCGTTCATCACGTTCCACAGCGAGatcgacgcacgccgcgcgatgcAGGCGACCAACAGCACCAAGTTCAAagggcggctcgtcgcggtgacgctcgccgatgcggGCCGCCGCGGGCACTCGGAACAAAAAGAAGAGAGCAAAGACGACCGCTTTGCACGCTCCGTGCAGGTGCGTGGCCTGCCGCTGGACGCTCAAGAGGCGCTCATCCAGCAAGCCCTGGAAAAAGAGCTGGGCCCCGGctctgtgcgccgcgtctttTGGACGCCAGAGCGCCATTCGGACAGCAGCCTTGTCGAGCTTGCTGATGCCGAAAcggccgggcgcgcggtgcttgcggccgctgcggcgtACGGCGAGCATCCCTTGACGATCACGCCGCacacgcccgcgccgccgaccgagacgtttgcgccgcgtgccgcgcgtggccgccgcggccgcggcggtgcgcttggctttgcgcgcgtgcactcgacgccgcgtgcgccgccgtccaACGCACAAGGACAGGACAAGTTCCGTGCGATGCTCTACGAGAAATAGGGTATAGCTAGGCAGCTTCGCGCGCTTGGATCCACTGCAGGGCCTcggcagcacgcgccgcacgcagcgtaCACCAGGTACGCGCGAGACTGTACGCCTTCGCTTGTTCTGCAGCATCGGACGCTGCTtgggcgtcggcggcaagctgctcgccttccgtcttggcctcggcctcgtcctcgggctGCTCGGCCGGCTTGGCGTCGgactgcgcctcgccaacAATCGCCTGGCGCTTGGCTTGCTCAAGGAgtgcgggcggcgcatccgGGATCGTcgcctcggacgcgtcAGTAAGAGAgtcgagcatgcgctgAGTGAGCAGGACGACATACCTGTTTCGCGAGACCCATAATGCTCTGCAAGTAGACCGAGACGACCGACACGTGCTCATCCGGCACCCACGCGCCCCCTTCAGGGAGCTGCAAGGCAGCCACAAGCGTCGTCTGGACATCCTGCGGCAACGCGTTGCGCGTTGCTTCCGGAAGCGCACTCAGTTCCGAAGCCGCCTCGTGAATCGGCTGCGACCAGAGAATGTGACGCACCAGCCAGTTCTGGCGGGGCTTGGAAAACTTCCACGACTCCTTGTCCTTGAGGTATGCCTGTGCGTAGGCAATGGCGCGCTGGGCAGCCTCGCTCGTGCCTTCGACCGACTCGGGCGCCGGCCCCAGTTTGGGCTCGGCGTAGGGGTTCTTGCGTTTGCGCGTacgcttgcgcttcttttGCGGACCTGTATCGTCATCGCTGTCGTCCGCATCATCCTGCATTGGGGTCGGAATGGGCTCGGCAGGCTTGGCGGCTTCGgcgggctgcgccgcatcggcgGGCTGCACCGCTTCGGCGGGCTGCGCAGTGGCTTCtgcctcgggcgcgaccgtggcctcggccttgggcaCACTCTCAACACCCTTCTCTACACTCGCCACCTCTGCATTCCCACTTTCGCCTTCGCCGCCGGCCTTCTTCGACGAGCGCTTcctcggacgcggccgcTTCGCCATGCTGGTAAATTTTCACCCGATGCAGATCGCTTGGCCAATGCGTGCCCCGATCGCCCGATCCATTCCTAGTCACGCGGGGCGTTTGTGGCGAGTTGCTCCCTCCGACACTGGCAGCATGACCGACACTGAggctggcgcgccgcccggcgtATGGGCGTGTCCGTGCCTGAACATCCGGATACGCGGCCGCATACTGCATAGCGAGCGTGGACCATGGCCctcggagctcgagctgagCGATCCGCACTCCCTTTCGatcgtacgtcgcgcgactgaCAACAGGCCCTGCCTCGCTACACGCA
The Malassezia japonica chromosome 2, complete sequence genome window above contains:
- the CDC53 gene encoding ubiquitin ligase (cullin) of SCF (COG:D; EggNog:ENOG503NVFD), with translation MATAGGDKKPVALPASNDIHATWAFLESGIDVMMARLTEGMSYERYMQLYTVAYNYCISSGMQGASGIAAGAHLVGGELYSRVAQYFQRHLQSIVAESERLDGEGLLRYYATEWERFTNGANFVHRLLVYLNRHWVKHEREEGRTDVHTIYTLALIQWKRYVFQPIQATTKLTRAVLEQIRVQRDGGVIQSSLLKSVLDSYVSLGIDDTDATRVNLDVYRTEFQQSFLEATVEYYRAESAAFVANNSVTDYMKKAETRLLEEEDRVELYLHASTRRPLSDVCREQLVATHQQLLWDHFKALLDNEMTGDLSRIYALLIQIPDGVEPLRQQFEAHARAAGLASVASAVEEAPDAVDPARYIQALLRVYDQNMQTIEASFQSEAGMIAALDKASRVFMNQNQATGTSASKSPELLAKYVDSLLKKSNKGMEETSMEDALDQAMVVFKFIEDRDFFQKFYSKFLARRLVTFASASADAEESMIAKLKEVCGFEYTNKLQRMFTEVGLCRELNERFREAESQRPGSALGEIDFYALVLANGIWPLQAPASDFSVPSELQGIHEQFKQFYGTQHSRRVLTWLWHLSSNDVHTTYLPRKHIFQTSTYQCAVLLLFNTHSVLTFDEIAAATRLDATTLKTALLPLVKSKVLHELDTSYSLNMDFKSKKVRVNLQIPVRAEQKAESTEVMKTVEEDRKMLLQATIVRIMKARKTLKHNLLLPEVITQVQARFQPKVSDIKKAIDALIEREFLQRVEGEKDTYSYVA
- the ARV1 gene encoding sterol homeostasis protein (TransMembrane:4 (i133-155o161-180i192-216o269-299i); EggNog:ENOG503NWR1; COG:S); the protein is MPVCVHCARPTPALLATFGSGHVVLTRCGYDAKGSEGCARLADPYFEHGSTILFIDLILSKPRVYRHILYNRGRSGLDSHAQSGALPKFWAHVRHFLAFVLVESYLRWFSVHPYAVARDHVPILFPRDYRRPWAWLAALAPYLAPSLHSTMRVFFATLIEMVLLHTAVVGLSYVLCRLWAQRSTRHAQLYRWYMPSVALLFSNISTLLLLSFVLVWDSRLPADGRAQQAARMDLSQWIGVAHDAQQHPWLAPLAAAAREWNTEWLVRNLIGGMSAGVALGVVLPVHPLAGALVMLLGLLTQAATRHHIVHLPGSHSATFLMQHGPVESQRAIAAYCQA
- the PHO88 gene encoding phosphate transporter (Pho88) (TransMembrane:2 (o29-51i94-114o); COG:P; EggNog:ENOG503P02T) yields the protein MNAAVTNMAVMFGVMQFAKRIPFDDQPEYITYARIGYLLAQLGCLAVFYFCSIQIKKKNDLTVLKYVNAKTPMEPGELVTTTHRDYDLAEISKSVRGILMGMGVVALMHLYFGYTNPLVIQSIIPLKNALESNMAKIWIWGVPAVGELKRPFKPAPSIFGAAAGDNGPQTDKAAVKEAENPVGKIQTKAE
- a CDS encoding uncharacterized protein (COG:S; EggNog:ENOG503NY6I) — translated: MDRSAGGRGGAFGMFGAAIDPSVVPEWMNGGGTSQDAFAEVPTNGRMLDLVFLIDATGSMGSYINSATRNIESICDNIVQSELLSGPGALRLGLIAYRDHPPQDHVYITRNFGFTSDVQLMKENLNSLFAAGGGDGPEASTAALKAACDLDWRADAAKMAILVTDAPPHGIGEYGDGFPNGSPDGHDPLVLARSMSSRGIPLFVVACEPALSGYQHAVDFYRGLVEITGGLLVPLTTASLLSHVVIAAAGEVMDMERLHKEVGDAVLDRMRSLSLSMGDEGQSTQLMDQVAQELHEKLLLRNESTKQLIVENIYRESEESEHNIRIWSQAPDLFTARPHIRKVIGSRLSQKFLESRRPNYSGVLRVDAAPKPKAPEVRQIISDFRPFEAQPGMRFQGTSDANYTQLAGGYRHAEVQDMDDDDDAFVASDQPIDNTPVDTEVRVTGDDGQLLAYRQDQISLAQARRLAMQSVSRAHSD
- the arc1 gene encoding ARP2/3 actin-organizing complex subunit Sop2 (COG:Z; EggNog:ENOG503NU7A; BUSCO:EOG09262VPD): MSLQVHQLSYSPLTAHAFNADRSKVAVSPNTNEIYIYAQTPSGWVLEHTLAEHDKLVTGLDWAPKTNRIVSCSQDRNAYVWSLGDGGVWKPTLVLLRLTRSATFVRWSPNEDKFAVASSARTISVCSFEEDNDWWVAKHIKRPLRSTVSSLDWHPNNVLLAAGCADFHARVFSAYIKGVDAKPPPSVWGERLPFGTVCGEFATPSSGWVHGVAFSPSGDVLAFVGHDASLTIAYPSAPEHPPHAVHVVRLPSLPYVTLLFLNENALVAAGQDCQPIVFEGDWQNGWSLKRSLDTLGAAASKPKPPPPPPKAAGLSSGGTSSVGRLNNEAFARFRAADSRGTAAPPPPSGDVISPQALGAVAGASIADDGELHTTHQNTITSVRIYSGTPDQVQSVSTSGVDGRLCVFDANKGSTALPPILRGVSSSQV